One genomic region from Streptomyces sp. NBC_01304 encodes:
- a CDS encoding SCO2584 family spore wall biosynthesis protein, which produces MPDDVGGSPFPDGWEPDDDHHGGADEEFAAVVFDEDFVRAATVHEPTAVERLLAAAQARAEADAAARHAPVHGAGGDDDPDEFYDGYDGYDGYGSGVGRGGRHGRDAFGRDPHLDHEGIDFDLVEDGHSRRGQGRWHRPVAWILALLMGIGMVALAFTAVYRGASSGSEDQIPPPATADVGGDPSASPDYSHSPVPAAPRLP; this is translated from the coding sequence GTGCCGGACGACGTGGGGGGCTCGCCGTTTCCGGACGGCTGGGAGCCCGACGACGACCACCACGGGGGTGCGGACGAGGAGTTCGCCGCCGTGGTCTTCGACGAGGACTTCGTACGGGCCGCGACCGTCCATGAACCCACCGCCGTGGAGCGCCTGTTGGCGGCCGCCCAGGCCCGCGCGGAGGCCGACGCGGCCGCCCGGCACGCACCGGTCCACGGGGCGGGGGGCGACGACGATCCGGACGAGTTCTACGACGGGTACGACGGGTATGACGGGTACGGATCGGGCGTGGGGCGTGGTGGCCGCCACGGCCGGGACGCCTTCGGGCGGGACCCGCACCTCGACCACGAGGGCATCGACTTCGATCTGGTCGAGGACGGCCATTCCCGTCGCGGGCAAGGGCGTTGGCACCGGCCCGTCGCCTGGATCCTCGCCCTGCTGATGGGCATCGGCATGGTCGCCCTCGCCTTCACCGCCGTCTACCGGGGCGCCTCCTCGGGCAGCGAGGACCAGATACCGCCGCCCGCCACGGCCGACGTCGGGGGCGATCCCTCGGCGTCCCCGGACTACTCGCACTCACCGGTACCGGCAGCTCCGCGCCTGCCCTGA
- a CDS encoding glutamate-5-semialdehyde dehydrogenase: MTSLSPYADMSPVAQAAYRARAASADLAPLPRAAKDDALRAIADALEVRTKEIVEANAQDIAKAREAGTSETVIDRLTLTPERVKAIASDVRDVVALPDPVGEVVRGSTLPNGIDLRQVRVPLGVVGIIYEARPNVTVDAAALCLKSGNAVLLRGSSSAYHSNTALVRVLRDAVGGAGLPADAVQLVPGESRDSVRELMRARGLVDVLIPRGGASLIKTVVEESTVPVIETGTGNCHVYVDAEADLDMAVDILINSKAQRPSVCNAAETLLVHQDIADAFVPRALDALAEAGVTVHADERIAAYAEGSKASVVPATAEDWETEYLSYDIAAAVVDSLDKAVEHIRLWTSGHTEAIVTTSQQAARRFTQLVDSTTVAVNASTRFTDGSQFGFGAEIGISTQKLHARGPMGLPELTSTKYIVTGDGHTR, translated from the coding sequence ATGACCTCGCTCTCCCCGTACGCCGACATGTCGCCCGTCGCCCAGGCCGCCTACCGCGCCCGTGCCGCCTCCGCGGACCTCGCGCCGCTGCCACGGGCCGCCAAGGACGACGCGCTGCGTGCGATCGCGGACGCGCTGGAAGTCCGTACGAAGGAAATCGTCGAGGCCAACGCGCAGGACATCGCCAAGGCCCGCGAGGCCGGCACCAGCGAGACGGTCATCGACCGGCTGACGCTGACCCCCGAGCGGGTCAAGGCGATCGCCTCCGACGTGCGCGACGTGGTGGCGCTGCCCGACCCGGTCGGCGAGGTCGTACGCGGCTCGACGCTGCCCAACGGCATCGACCTGCGGCAGGTCCGGGTGCCGCTCGGGGTGGTCGGGATCATCTACGAGGCGCGGCCCAATGTGACCGTGGACGCGGCCGCGCTGTGCCTGAAGTCGGGGAACGCGGTGCTGCTGCGCGGCTCGTCCTCCGCGTACCACTCCAACACCGCGCTCGTACGGGTGCTGCGCGACGCGGTCGGCGGGGCCGGGCTGCCCGCGGACGCCGTCCAGCTGGTGCCGGGCGAATCCCGTGATTCCGTACGGGAGTTGATGCGCGCCCGCGGCCTCGTCGACGTGCTCATCCCGCGCGGCGGTGCCTCGCTGATCAAGACCGTCGTCGAGGAGTCCACCGTCCCGGTCATCGAGACCGGCACCGGCAACTGCCATGTGTACGTGGACGCGGAGGCCGACCTCGACATGGCGGTCGACATCCTGATCAACTCCAAGGCGCAGCGCCCCAGCGTGTGCAACGCCGCCGAGACGCTCCTCGTCCACCAGGACATCGCCGACGCCTTCGTGCCGCGCGCCCTGGACGCCCTCGCCGAGGCCGGGGTGACGGTGCACGCGGACGAGCGGATCGCCGCGTACGCCGAGGGATCCAAGGCCTCCGTGGTCCCGGCCACCGCCGAGGACTGGGAGACCGAGTACCTCTCGTACGACATCGCGGCCGCCGTGGTCGACTCCCTCGACAAGGCCGTCGAGCACATCCGCCTGTGGACCTCCGGGCACACCGAGGCGATCGTCACCACCTCGCAGCAGGCCGCCCGCCGCTTCACCCAGCTCGTGGACTCCACCACCGTCGCGGTGAACGCCTCGACGCGGTTCACCGACGGCAGCCAGTTCGGCTTCGGCGCCGAAATCGGCATCTCCACACAGAAGTTGCACGCCCGCGGCCCGATGGGTCTGCCCGAGCTGACCTCGACGAAGTACATCGTCACGGGCGACGGGCACACGCGCTGA